TTTAGTTATTGAAGAACTAAAAAGGCGGCAGGTTGCCCCAGATATCTTCACTTACAATCTTTGGATAAGTTCATGCGCTGCAATGCTAAAGATTGATCAAGTTAGATGGATATTAGATGAAATGAGATATGATCCTGGTTTTACTGAAGGCTGGGAGAGATACATTAACCTGGCCAATCTGTATATCAATATTGGTCATCTAGTGAATGCAGAATCCAACGCCCTGGTTGAACCTGAGAAAGGAATCACACAAAGCGAATGGATAACGTACGACTTTCTCATTATTCTGCATGCTGGTTTAGGAAACAAAGGTAGAATCGATCAGATATGGAAATCCTTGATAATGACGAAACAAAAGATGACAAGTAGAAATTATACTTGCATTATTTCCTCATATATAATGCTTGGGCAGTTGAAAGAAGTGGGAGAGGTTATTGATCAGTGGAAGCTTTCAACCGCTGAAGATTTTGTTGTTTCTGCCTCTACGAGAATTTGGAATGCATTCAGAGACATTGGGTTGACAGAAAGAGCCCAAGACTTCCGCACACTTCTGATTCAGAATAATTGTGATCCTTTGAGTTCATGAAAGTAGACCTTGAAAATGAGTTTTGTTTGAGATAATTGAACGAAAAAGGAGCCCATTTTGTGGCGTCTGGACATCCCGATGGAATAATAAACAGTTGCCCGAAATTTGCATGTTTGATTTGTTTCTTATTTTCCTGGCAAAATTGGTATTCTTCCCAGAGTTCTTCTGTTTAGACTTTTTCCAAAAAAAAAAAAAAAAAAAAACTAGACGATAAGGAATAATCAGATTTGGATGTTTCGAATCAATTTATCATTGCAAAGTACAGATTAGTTCTCGAAAACTATTATTTACGACACGATGAAGATGAAGAATTCCAGTATCATACAAATGAGAGAAGTTTAGTATCCACTTGCATTCGAATCTATTGCTTCCAGATTCGTGCACCCACTTTAAAATGGACTTGGATCAGTTATTATTGATTTGATTTCCATGCAACACCTTTTCCTTGGAATCGAAAAATGACATCGAAGTGTGTAGTTTATAGAGTACGTATGAACAAAAAGTCACAAGTTACTTCAGTTTTCCGCATGCAGGTGCTGCTCTCAAGGTCAGCTAGCTTCAAAATCTGCGATCCATTGTAGTCACCTAGCAGCTGGTTTGGACTTTGGTTGCGTGTTGGGCATTGGTTTTTCTTTCTTCTTTTACTTTTCATTTTATGAGACCAAACGAAAAAAAGAAAAATAATAAGTGAATGAGCTGTTCATTCGGTTTTGTGTTGGGACTTTTGACTCCCCAAATCAATTAAATTCAGCCGAGCAACGCATATAATAATTAGAACCTCGAGTTCATTGAGCGTAGTACGTTTTTTGGCAATGGCGAAAGCACCTCCTCCAGAACTAGTAGAGAGATCCCCCATGGCCATAGCAGCCAGCAGCAAAGTAGCTCATCATCATCATCATCACCAGCGCCCTACTTCTACTAATTCTATGTCGTCGTCTTTCTTCTCCCCAAAACTCTCCATCTACATCCTCTCTGCCTGCGTCGCCCTCTTTGTCATCTTCCACATCCAGTCCCTTCAAACTCCTCTTGATTCCATATCGTCGCTGCCTTCATGGTCTCTCAATAATGTCATGCGCCGCCAGTGGCAGAGAGTCGACAACAACACCACCACCACGGCGGAAGAGGAGAACAACCACACCGACTCGCTGAACTCACTAAGAGACAGACTCCGGCAATCAGTCACGTTTCTCCCGCTCAAGGACTTACGTTACGCCCACGCGGCACTCGTCGGGCACACGTGGTTCATGAGCTCCATGTACGACTCGAGTGACCAAGAAGGTGAGGTCCAGTACCAGCACTTCCCTTCACATTCCTCCAGCAACAGACTCCTCTGCCTCAAAGGCCGCGACAGCCACGACGGCTCCTGGAACTCGTACGCCCTCGCGTGGCCCGACGCGCTTCCCCACAACGCAACCCTACTGACCGGCCTCTCCTTCATTTCCTACAACCACTACGACTACGACAACATATGGCACGGCCTGTCCGCCCTCATGCCCTTCGTCGCGTGGCACAAGAAGCACTCATGCGCCAATTCACCCGAGCGGTGGATTTTGTACCACTGGGGGGAGATTAGGTCCGGGATGGCACTGTGGCTGACTAGTCTCATGGAGGCTACTTTCGGGGGGCCGCCTCTCGTGGAAGTGTTTGATGGGGTTGAGGAAGGGACGGCAGTCTGTTTCGAGAAGGCGGTGGTGATGAGGCACAACGAAGGTGGGATGTCTAGGGATCAGAGAATGGAGGTCTATGATCTAATGAGGTGTAAGGCAAGGGCTTACTGTAAGGTGATCAGCTCAGACCGTCGGAGCAGGGAGATTGGGATGACGTTGTTCATGAGGACGGGGCCGCGATCCTTCCAGAACGAGAGTGCAGTGGTCGGGATCTTTGAGAAAGAGTGTGCCAAGGTCCATGGTTGCCGCTTGATGGTCGCTCACTCCAATAACCTCACTTTCTGTGACCAGGTGCGCATGCCATATTATCATGGCATAGAAGACTCGGTATTTTCCATTTGTGCATCCTTATTACATGATCCATCTTTATATATGATCGATCAAGCTCTTATATATTGTCGCAGATGTGATAAAGTACGTACATACAAGAGACAAGAGTGTACAATATATGTTAACTCACGTACGTACGTACATTGTTGAATAATATATGTCAGTCTTATTCCAGGTGAAGCTAATGAGCAGGACAGACATATTGATATCCCCACACGGCGCGCAGTTAACCAACATGTTCTTAATGGACAGAAACAGTAGTGTGATGGAGTTCTTCCCAAAAGGTTGGCTAAAACTAGCCGGTGTAGGGCAATTCGTGTATCACTGGATCGCAAGCTGGTCCGGTATGAGACACCAAGGTGCATGGCGAGACCCGAACGGCGAGATTTGCCAGTACAGTGAAGATGATCGCCGTTGCATGTCCCTCTACAAGAACGGAAAAATTGGAATCAATGAGACATATTTTTCTGAGTGGGGTAGAATTACACTTAATCAAGTAAAGAGAAGGAACATGGAAGAAGCAGGAAAGGGTGTAAACTTTACTGGCTGCATCTGTGGGTGACTTTATGTCTTAATTTGGAACCCCGGCCATTTGATATATATGTAAATTAGATATGCGTTGTTATTGTTTAACCAGGTTTGTAATCATGCATATTAATTATATTGTTTGAGCATAAAGTACTTATAATCAGGGTAGATACATTTTTGCAAGCTGATATCCGTAAACACATTGGCGCGCAACCAGGGTCTCTATTGTGTTGGATTTGTTAATTTATTTCTCCAGGATGTTAGAATATTCCTCTGTTATCTTTCCGGCCAATATTGTGGAGCGTATTTTGGCTTTACCGGTTAGGAACCGTGATTATGATGACAGATGAAATTGGAGAGAGTCGTAAAGGTCGTTTTACTGTCAAATATGCATATCATGTAATCCGACGTCGGGTTTTGGAGGAAGAATGTCCAATCCTAGTGCGTGTCTTTAGAAACATTAAATTAACTTTCTTGATAAAGCGAATGTACTTTTGATTGTTGCAGATAAGTGTTTTAGTACAAAATTTGTCGCCTAAGTGTCAATTTTTGTCACGTTAAAGCATTCGTCGCCCAATAGTTATGGCCTTAACGTGGTGGAGTAAGAACTTAGACGACGGACGCAAAATAATGGTCGCCTGAGTCTTCGTTTAGGTGACTATTCACTTATCGTTGCTTGAGAAAAAAAAACTGACACATTAAGGCGTCTAAATTATTGTCACTAACAATATTGCGACGATTACAATTATTTCGTCGCCTGATTCTTAATTACTAAGGCGACAAAATAATTATCTTTCGTCGCCAGAGTTGATTCTTTTTCGTCTCTGGGTACTTTAATTCTATATTTTGTTTCAATGCTGTAAATTATATTTATAAATTATTGAAAAATTCTAACTATTATTGATTCTTGTAATTATGCAGCCAATTTTCAAATGCACGTTCAAAGTTTAAAGTTCAAAAAACTGTGGAGCAAATCAAAATCATAATATAGAAGAATGCAAGTTCAAACTGAAACAAAAGATCAAATTAAACCAAGTTCCAGGAACTAGGTACAGACAAACAAAAGAAAGCAAGTTCAATGTTCATAGTTCAACCCTCCCTAATACCCTAGTCTCCCATAGTCCTATAGACACACACACACACAAAGTTCAACAAAAGAAGAGGCAAATATCTGAAGTTCCACAAAAGCAAAAAGCCATGGACATGTGTTAGCTTCAACCATCAACCTCAGACTGTTGACATTCTTGTCGGCTCGGCTGCAACTGCGTAAACTTCTCCACCATCCGAAGACGATGCTCGTAATCAAGGATCTACTCCTGGGCTACTCGGACCTGCTCCTGGCCTTGTGATGCCTCCTCCTGAGCTTGTCAGGCCTCCTCTTGGGCTTGTCGGGCCTGCTCTCGAACCTCCTCAAGAACTCTATCATTGGGACGGGATATCTAAACATTGATGAATGAAATAACTTTACCATTCTTACATTCAACACAGAACATAATCATTTGAAATCACAAATGACTTCCATAACAACCAATAATTCAATATATATATATATATATATATATATATAATCACTTTTGCTACATCATAATCACACATGCATATTGTATCGTAATCCCACAAACTAAAATATCAACAATATTTGACTGGAATTCTTCACCGGAAACTCATAGGAAAACATGGAAGATGTGATGAAAAAGAGAGAGAA
The window above is part of the Fragaria vesca subsp. vesca linkage group LG2, FraVesHawaii_1.0, whole genome shotgun sequence genome. Proteins encoded here:
- the LOC101313857 gene encoding pentatricopeptide repeat-containing protein At5g09450, mitochondrial-like; this translates as MASRSLFVNLRRKCSASNTCLSRSFCSGALSQEIDDLKSRILRVRLPKRSVTNVLERWVHQGNQITISELRQISKELRMSQRHKHALEVSEWMLAHNEFELLDSDYAVRLVLMTKVFGIDAAERYFEGLPPTAKTSETYTALLHCYAAAKLTEKAEDLYEGIKDSKLSLSALTYNEMMTMYMSVGQVEKVPLVIEELKRRQVAPDIFTYNLWISSCAAMLKIDQVRWILDEMRYDPGFTEGWERYINLANLYINIGHLVNAESNALVEPEKGITQSEWITYDFLIILHAGLGNKGRIDQIWKSLIMTKQKMTSRNYTCIISSYIMLGQLKEVGEVIDQWKLSTAEDFVVSASTRIWNAFRDIGLTERAQDFRTLLIQNNCDPLSS
- the LOC101296745 gene encoding uncharacterized protein LOC101296745, with amino-acid sequence MAKAPPPELVERSPMAIAASSKVAHHHHHHQRPTSTNSMSSSFFSPKLSIYILSACVALFVIFHIQSLQTPLDSISSLPSWSLNNVMRRQWQRVDNNTTTTAEEENNHTDSLNSLRDRLRQSVTFLPLKDLRYAHAALVGHTWFMSSMYDSSDQEGEVQYQHFPSHSSSNRLLCLKGRDSHDGSWNSYALAWPDALPHNATLLTGLSFISYNHYDYDNIWHGLSALMPFVAWHKKHSCANSPERWILYHWGEIRSGMALWLTSLMEATFGGPPLVEVFDGVEEGTAVCFEKAVVMRHNEGGMSRDQRMEVYDLMRCKARAYCKVISSDRRSREIGMTLFMRTGPRSFQNESAVVGIFEKECAKVHGCRLMVAHSNNLTFCDQVKLMSRTDILISPHGAQLTNMFLMDRNSSVMEFFPKGWLKLAGVGQFVYHWIASWSGMRHQGAWRDPNGEICQYSEDDRRCMSLYKNGKIGINETYFSEWGRITLNQVKRRNMEEAGKGVNFTGCICG